One genomic window of Candidatus Omnitrophota bacterium includes the following:
- a CDS encoding sodium:alanine symporter family protein has translation MNTIEPILSKISSFLWGPPLLILLFGTHLFLTFRLKFMQVFIGRALKLSFTKKSHAKGDISHFGALMTALAATIGTGNIVGVASAVALGGPGAVLWMWLTGVFGMATKFSEAVLSIKYRIRNDRGEYCGGPMYVIEKGMRQKWLGILFAGFTAIAAFGIGNMVQANSVAVLLKDTLSIPLWISGIIMTVLTAFVILGGIKSISRACEWMVPFMAIFYVIGCLIILFLNLNSLPKTISLIFSSAFTGQAAVGGFLGAGMREAIRYGIARGLFSNESGLGSAPIVAAAARTKNPIQQALVSSTGTFWDTVVICAMTGLVVVNSGAWTKGLNAALLTKEAFSQIPVIGPAILTIGLLIFVFSTIIGWSYYGEKAIEYLLGIKAILPYRWLWVISVMIGSITVLPVVWTFADIANALMAVPNLVSLIALNGVIVAETKRHLFLPVSRAKRLRVRKLNPRRGRKL, from the coding sequence ATCAATACAATAGAACCGATCCTATCGAAGATAAGCAGTTTTCTCTGGGGACCCCCGCTCCTCATCCTTCTCTTCGGGACGCACCTTTTCCTGACATTCCGCCTTAAGTTCATGCAGGTGTTTATAGGCAGAGCCCTCAAGCTCTCCTTCACGAAAAAAAGTCATGCTAAGGGAGATATCAGCCATTTCGGCGCGCTGATGACCGCGCTTGCCGCGACGATCGGAACGGGCAATATCGTGGGCGTCGCTTCTGCGGTGGCTCTGGGCGGGCCCGGCGCCGTATTGTGGATGTGGCTCACCGGCGTCTTCGGAATGGCTACGAAATTTTCCGAGGCGGTGCTCTCCATAAAATACAGGATAAGAAACGATCGCGGTGAATATTGCGGCGGACCGATGTATGTGATTGAAAAAGGCATGCGTCAGAAATGGCTGGGGATCCTTTTCGCCGGTTTTACCGCCATTGCGGCTTTCGGCATCGGCAACATGGTGCAGGCCAATTCCGTAGCCGTCTTGCTTAAAGATACATTATCGATACCTCTCTGGATAAGCGGTATAATCATGACCGTCTTAACGGCATTCGTGATACTAGGCGGGATAAAATCCATCTCCCGCGCCTGCGAATGGATGGTCCCGTTCATGGCCATCTTTTATGTGATCGGCTGCCTTATTATATTATTTTTGAATTTAAATTCACTGCCGAAAACTATCTCGCTGATATTTTCTTCCGCTTTTACGGGCCAGGCAGCGGTGGGAGGGTTTCTCGGCGCCGGCATGCGCGAGGCCATACGTTATGGAATAGCCCGCGGGTTATTCTCCAATGAGTCGGGGCTCGGAAGCGCGCCGATAGTCGCGGCTGCCGCGCGGACGAAGAACCCGATCCAGCAGGCGCTGGTTTCATCCACAGGCACATTCTGGGATACGGTGGTCATATGCGCGATGACCGGCCTTGTTGTAGTCAATTCCGGAGCATGGACAAAAGGGCTGAATGCCGCATTATTAACTAAGGAGGCTTTTTCGCAGATCCCGGTAATAGGGCCGGCTATCCTGACTATCGGGCTTTTGATATTTGTATTTTCCACTATTATCGGATGGTCTTATTATGGGGAGAAAGCGATCGAATATCTCTTAGGTATAAAGGCAATCCTGCCTTACCGCTGGTTATGGGTAATAAGCGTAATGATCGGTTCGATAACAGTCCTTCCGGTCGTATGGACGTTTGCGGATATCGCAAATGCTTTAATGGCTGTTCCCAACCTCGTATCGCTCATTGCCCTAAATGGCGTGATAGTGGCGGAAACGAAGCGGCATCTATTCCTGCCTGTCTCAAGAGCAAAAAGATTGCGCGTCAGAAAGCTTAACCCAAGAAGAGGTCGTAAACTTTGA
- the ala gene encoding alanine dehydrogenase, giving the protein MTLILSEKDVKKVIGIKDAIKAVESAFREYGKGMTQMPAKIYLHLAGHNGDFRAMPAYIERTGACALKWVNVHPGNKRFNLPTVMAIITLSDPRNGYPLCIMAGSYATALRTGAAGAVAAKYLARKDSKIAGMVGCGAQAESQLKGLLEVVRLKEVRVWGKLGSDAVSFVRNMKRPGLKFTVAKDIENCVRPSDIVITTTPSRKPIVKLEWLKKGCHINAIGADAEGKEELDPAILKKAKIVIDSWEQASHSGEINVPLSKKLISRQDIYADIGEIINGTKRGRINPQEITVFDSTGLAIQDAAVADFVYRGALRRRIGKRMDLIPKS; this is encoded by the coding sequence ATGACTCTTATCCTGTCGGAAAAAGACGTTAAAAAAGTGATCGGCATTAAAGACGCCATTAAGGCGGTTGAATCGGCCTTCCGGGAATATGGAAAAGGCATGACTCAAATGCCCGCCAAGATATATCTGCACCTCGCCGGACATAACGGCGATTTCAGGGCGATGCCCGCATATATAGAGCGGACCGGCGCATGCGCCCTTAAGTGGGTCAACGTCCATCCCGGAAACAAAAGATTCAACCTTCCTACGGTAATGGCAATAATAACCTTGAGCGATCCGCGTAACGGATATCCATTATGTATAATGGCCGGTTCATATGCCACTGCTTTAAGGACAGGGGCCGCCGGCGCGGTGGCCGCCAAATACCTGGCCAGAAAAGATTCCAAAATTGCCGGAATGGTCGGCTGCGGCGCGCAGGCAGAATCTCAATTAAAAGGGCTGCTGGAAGTCGTTCGTTTAAAAGAAGTCAGGGTATGGGGTAAGCTCGGCTCCGACGCCGTGAGTTTTGTACGGAATATGAAAAGACCCGGCTTGAAGTTCACTGTAGCAAAAGATATAGAAAATTGCGTAAGGCCTAGCGACATAGTCATTACCACTACCCCCTCAAGAAAGCCGATCGTTAAGCTGGAGTGGCTGAAAAAAGGCTGCCATATAAACGCTATCGGCGCCGATGCGGAAGGAAAAGAGGAGCTTGATCCGGCAATCCTTAAAAAAGCTAAAATAGTGATCGATTCATGGGAACAGGCCTCCCACAGCGGAGAGATAAATGTGCCTCTCAGCAAGAAGCTGATTTCCAGACAGGATATTTACGCCGATATAGGCGAAATTATAAATGGGACTAAACGCGGCCGGATAAATCCCCAGGAGATAACGGTCTTTGATTCGACAGGGCTTGCTATACAGGATGCGGCCGTTGCGGATTTTGTTTACAGGGGCGCTCTCCGCCGCCGTATCGGGAAAAGGATGGACCTGATCCCTAAATCTTAA
- a CDS encoding saccharopine dehydrogenase NADP-binding domain-containing protein produces MIFKNKVLMIGYGSVARCVLPILLKHISIPYKNITIVDFTDKRKELSRWIKRGIKFFQEKITPLNISQVLSEHVSPGGIIIDLSWNIDCVEMLSWCHENKVLYINTSVEQWDPYADIHSKTPFQKSLYYRQKEIQKVASRWKRPMTTAILDHGANPGLISHFTKKGLADIAQKLLDENNISPKIKHRIKECLKAKIFSYLARELKVKVIHISEHDTQITNIPKRHNEFVGTWSIEGLREEGIAPAEMGWGTHETDIPLFSTFPPSNSKNQIFLSQMGMNTWVRSWVPSEEIIGMVIRHAEAASISDHLTVREKGKTVYCPTVHYAYMPCNETITSLYELRSRNYDLQKQLRIMSDEIIGGDDILGALIMGHQYNSWWTGSVLSIQESRRLIPHQNATTIQVAIGAVSAVMWMLENPQKGICMPDDLPYEYILNIARPYLGKFVSTPSDWTPLKNYQIFFKENPNLCLDRKNVWSFKNFLFCD; encoded by the coding sequence ATGATATTTAAAAATAAAGTTTTGATGATCGGATACGGATCAGTAGCACGCTGCGTTTTACCTATCCTCCTCAAGCATATCTCTATACCGTACAAAAATATTACAATAGTCGATTTTACAGATAAAAGGAAAGAGCTCTCGCGCTGGATTAAGCGCGGAATAAAATTCTTCCAGGAAAAAATCACCCCTCTTAATATTTCGCAAGTCCTATCGGAACATGTGTCTCCCGGCGGCATTATAATCGACTTATCGTGGAATATAGATTGCGTTGAGATGCTTAGCTGGTGCCATGAGAACAAAGTTTTGTATATCAATACATCTGTAGAGCAATGGGATCCGTATGCCGATATTCACAGCAAAACCCCGTTTCAGAAATCTCTATATTACCGTCAGAAAGAAATACAGAAAGTAGCGTCCCGATGGAAGAGGCCTATGACGACGGCGATTTTGGACCATGGCGCGAACCCGGGGCTCATCTCTCATTTCACAAAAAAGGGCCTTGCCGATATAGCCCAAAAATTATTAGACGAAAATAATATTTCGCCGAAGATAAAACACAGGATCAAGGAATGCCTTAAGGCAAAGATATTCTCTTATTTGGCGAGGGAGCTGAAGGTCAAGGTTATTCATATAAGTGAACACGACACGCAGATAACAAATATACCTAAAAGGCATAATGAATTTGTGGGGACATGGAGCATCGAAGGTCTAAGAGAGGAGGGGATCGCTCCCGCGGAAATGGGATGGGGGACCCACGAAACGGATATACCGTTATTCTCGACGTTTCCACCCTCGAATAGCAAAAATCAGATATTTCTGTCTCAGATGGGAATGAATACGTGGGTCCGGTCCTGGGTTCCCAGTGAAGAGATAATCGGGATGGTTATACGCCATGCGGAAGCGGCAAGTATTTCAGATCACCTTACCGTCAGAGAAAAAGGGAAGACGGTCTATTGCCCCACGGTGCATTATGCGTATATGCCGTGCAACGAAACGATAACATCTCTTTATGAGCTCAGGAGCAGAAATTATGATCTTCAGAAACAATTGAGGATCATGAGCGATGAGATCATTGGAGGCGACGATATACTGGGAGCTCTTATCATGGGGCATCAGTATAACTCCTGGTGGACCGGAAGCGTACTCAGTATTCAAGAGTCGCGCAGGCTCATTCCTCATCAAAACGCGACAACGATACAGGTAGCTATAGGGGCAGTATCAGCGGTTATGTGGATGCTGGAAAATCCGCAAAAAGGGATCTGTATGCCGGATGATCTTCCATATGAGTACATTCTTAACATAGCGCGCCCGTATCTGGGAAAATTTGTGTCAACTCCTTCAGACTGGACACCGCTTAAAAATTATCAGATCTTCTTTAAGGAAAACCCCAATCTATGCCTTGACAGAAAGAACGTATGGTCTTTTAAGAATTTCTTGTTTTGTGATTAG
- a CDS encoding outer membrane beta-barrel protein — translation MKMIKFVIIAVCCVLAITFTNTLLHADENAPLMNALDEIGLAEPLNKAGINIYGYAEGGWFYDATSPHKGSGPTFIGYNNFKSDITLDKVSLNVERTVDPTKKQFDVGGRIEGIFGADAAFIHSNGMWDIQTGHNQWDLLQAYVDAALPYIPVRLRFGKWIELAGFEQFSANIYGAFGDPARALYSYSYQFLYAEPGTQTGLLATYVLNPQWTFDVGTTLGWNQSLRDANHALDFLGRATFTPSDRTTVIFTMTEGPEFPIGVGHNLSPGDNANWWTALDLVITQKINDKLSLGLGTDYVETPKIPGLQDKAKQWGGVAGYASYALDPHLTLNTRLEWYKDAAGGFSTGAPVGANYYEITEGLAIKPFPNDKNLNFIDF, via the coding sequence ATGAAAATGATCAAATTCGTTATTATCGCGGTCTGTTGCGTGCTTGCGATAACATTCACCAATACATTACTGCACGCTGATGAAAATGCGCCGCTGATGAACGCTTTGGATGAGATAGGACTGGCCGAACCATTGAACAAGGCAGGAATCAATATCTACGGCTATGCTGAAGGCGGTTGGTTTTATGATGCCACTTCGCCTCATAAAGGATCGGGCCCAACCTTCATCGGATATAACAACTTCAAAAGCGATATCACTCTTGATAAAGTAAGTTTGAATGTCGAACGCACGGTCGATCCAACAAAAAAACAGTTTGACGTGGGCGGCCGTATAGAAGGTATCTTTGGCGCGGATGCCGCGTTCATCCACTCGAATGGTATGTGGGATATTCAAACGGGTCACAACCAATGGGACCTTCTCCAGGCCTATGTGGATGCGGCTCTCCCTTATATACCGGTACGGCTCCGATTCGGTAAATGGATCGAGCTCGCCGGTTTCGAGCAATTCAGCGCAAATATTTACGGAGCTTTCGGTGATCCGGCCAGGGCGCTATATTCTTATAGTTACCAGTTCCTCTATGCTGAGCCGGGCACTCAGACCGGTCTTCTGGCCACCTACGTGCTGAATCCGCAATGGACGTTTGACGTTGGTACCACTTTAGGTTGGAACCAATCACTTCGCGATGCCAATCATGCTCTCGATTTCCTGGGCCGCGCGACTTTTACGCCCAGCGATAGGACTACCGTTATTTTCACGATGACGGAAGGCCCGGAGTTCCCGATCGGCGTCGGACACAATCTGTCTCCCGGTGATAACGCCAACTGGTGGACTGCCCTGGACTTAGTTATCACCCAGAAGATCAATGACAAATTGAGCCTCGGCCTGGGCACTGACTATGTTGAGACTCCGAAGATCCCCGGATTACAGGATAAGGCCAAACAATGGGGAGGTGTTGCCGGCTATGCCAGTTACGCGCTTGATCCGCATCTTACCCTGAATACCCGCCTGGAATGGTATAAAGATGCGGCTGGCGGTTTCTCCACCGGTGCGCCTGTCGGTGCCAATTATTACGAAATAACGGAGGGATTAGCTATCAAACCGTTCCCGAATGACAAAAACCTCAATTTCATTGACTTTTGA
- a CDS encoding APC family permease, whose amino-acid sequence MSNRLRDKINRIKCFVLGRACDIKDPRLFHRLSLIAFFAWIGLGADGLSSSCYGPEEAFLALQGHIFLGIFVAIGTALTILIIAASYSQIVELFPGGGGGYLVASKLLSPQLGMISGCALLIDYVLTITLSISSGADAIFSFLPPSWIIYKLPFAVCGLLLLIVLNLKGVKESVLPLVPIFLTFIIAHVFAILYGFFTHLMDFGALAQSTRADIGQTYSQLGTMGIVLLIMRSYSMGAGTYTGIEAVSNGVPILREPQVKTAKKTMFYMAISLAFMAFGLMVNYLLYRVQHVPGKTLNAVLMGSVTAGWDPHIGGTFVLITLLSEGILLFVAAQTGFLDGPRVLANMSADRWFPFQFALLSERFVIKHGIVLMGLASLTLMIFSRGSVKFLVVLYSINVFITFCLSQAGMVRHWWKSRFGPDPWRRRLAVNGIGLILTVFILVMVIVIKFGEGGWITLIMTGSLVAVAAGVKRYYRRTQKILKRLDKLVYTVEAYQEKSSDVKQSVPGFDETSKTAVILVNGFNGMGLHTLFSVVRLFGDTFKNFVFMEAGIIDAGSFKGTDAIDALKEKISVDLSRYENYMREQGFFATTYSAIGPHVIDEISTMARKVYEKYPNCIFFGGQIVFDEESYLDKFLYNHVTFAVQKRLHQEGMPFMVMPIQAG is encoded by the coding sequence ATGTCTAATAGATTAAGGGATAAGATAAACAGGATCAAGTGTTTTGTGTTGGGCAGAGCCTGTGACATAAAAGACCCGCGGCTCTTCCACAGGCTTTCCCTGATCGCCTTTTTTGCATGGATCGGCCTCGGCGCTGACGGATTGTCTTCCTCATGTTACGGTCCGGAAGAAGCTTTTCTTGCGCTTCAAGGCCATATATTCCTGGGTATATTTGTAGCAATCGGCACGGCGTTGACCATTTTGATAATAGCCGCAAGCTACAGTCAGATAGTCGAGCTCTTCCCCGGGGGAGGCGGAGGATATCTCGTCGCGAGTAAGCTTCTTTCTCCGCAGCTCGGCATGATATCCGGCTGCGCCCTTCTGATAGATTACGTATTGACGATCACCCTTTCCATATCAAGCGGCGCCGACGCGATATTCAGTTTTCTGCCGCCAAGTTGGATCATCTATAAACTTCCTTTTGCCGTATGCGGCCTTCTTCTTCTGATAGTATTAAACCTGAAGGGCGTTAAAGAATCCGTTCTACCCCTTGTGCCCATATTTCTCACCTTCATTATCGCCCATGTCTTTGCCATTTTATACGGATTTTTCACTCACCTCATGGATTTCGGAGCCCTTGCCCAATCCACCAGGGCCGACATCGGACAGACATATTCTCAATTAGGCACGATGGGTATAGTCCTGCTGATAATGCGTTCATACAGCATGGGAGCCGGAACGTACACAGGTATAGAAGCGGTCAGTAACGGTGTGCCTATTTTGCGGGAGCCGCAGGTGAAGACCGCGAAAAAGACGATGTTCTATATGGCAATTTCTCTTGCTTTCATGGCATTCGGCCTTATGGTCAATTACCTTCTCTACAGGGTACAGCATGTGCCCGGCAAGACCCTCAATGCCGTTTTAATGGGAAGCGTAACTGCCGGATGGGATCCCCATATCGGCGGCACATTCGTTCTCATCACGCTTTTATCTGAGGGCATTCTGCTTTTTGTGGCCGCGCAGACAGGTTTTCTGGACGGGCCCCGTGTTCTGGCGAACATGTCGGCCGACCGCTGGTTTCCGTTCCAGTTCGCGCTTTTAAGCGAACGCTTTGTGATCAAGCATGGAATAGTCCTGATGGGTTTAGCCTCGCTTACCCTGATGATATTCAGCCGCGGCTCTGTCAAGTTCCTCGTCGTCCTGTATAGCATAAACGTCTTTATAACATTCTGTCTTTCTCAGGCCGGCATGGTTCGTCATTGGTGGAAAAGCCGGTTCGGCCCGGACCCATGGAGGAGAAGGCTTGCCGTGAACGGTATAGGCCTGATATTGACGGTATTTATTCTTGTTATGGTCATCGTGATCAAGTTCGGCGAGGGCGGATGGATAACGCTTATCATGACAGGATCATTGGTAGCCGTCGCGGCGGGCGTGAAAAGATATTATCGCAGGACGCAGAAAATATTGAAAAGGCTTGATAAGCTTGTATATACGGTCGAGGCATACCAGGAAAAAAGTTCGGATGTCAAACAGAGCGTTCCAGGTTTTGATGAGACTTCGAAGACGGCGGTTATACTGGTCAATGGATTCAACGGCATGGGGCTGCATACATTATTCAGCGTAGTGAGGCTCTTCGGCGATACGTTTAAGAATTTTGTGTTTATGGAGGCGGGGATAATAGACGCGGGCAGCTTTAAGGGAACCGACGCGATAGATGCCCTGAAGGAGAAGATCAGCGTCGATCTGTCGCGATATGAAAATTATATGCGCGAGCAGGGATTTTTTGCGACGACATATTCCGCGATAGGTCCGCATGTCATAGACGAGATATCCACGATGGCGCGCAAGGTCTACGAGAAATATCCGAACTGTATATTTTTCGGCGGACAGATAGTTTTCGATGAGGAAAGCTATCTGGACAAATTCCTGTATAATCATGTGACCTTTGCGGTGCAGAAAAGATTGCATCAAGAGGGTATGCCTTTTATGGTAATGCCGATACAGGCCGGTTAA
- a CDS encoding APC family permease, giving the protein MYEKGMIEVSPVKPKLGLLGATMNAMALIAPGAFLWISYQLQAAATAPNGTSVANDTWAGIVVALIVAFLTALSYAQLAKIYPEAGFASCCYFAERAFLDGEGENKRFTTPHSLARIAKLVTGWAAHLFYWVYPGIMVAMMATMIGYIYTQFTGHTLSSVNLVIIGTVFAAVIGYIAFRGITGSTVTSIWINIIQLVTLVIFSGLAIGYRILNPQHASQWSFGGTWDVVRPHTFEGVLIQSTLAILILVGFESCTSLAAETKEPETTIPKAIILSLIIQGLFAYLLEYFAAGFMISDKLAGTASGTAVNGIAAAAASGAPIGDLTKLIGDSMLGGIGFGLMITMAVTVAIAIIGTTLSCMNTAVRVTCGMAEHRELPNFLSFIHGEFITPHMAIVVLVIVSSIIAAVGVQSVVGLIGITLASNLGTFVLYGLTCFWTIVAFKRRADFNILKHGIIPVLGIITNVIMTVAIIYLYIIGNADAKAEAKICFIIAGAWAVISLAYIGITTFRKTNTLKMVSAMIRPESLGILVEILKEEEMVEGMTVTKVKGFGKQKGQTGNGPQTDRISFIPKVRVDVVVREWDVPHIMAVIRDATNTGQAGDGKIFVLDATEAMRVRTGEKGICAV; this is encoded by the coding sequence ATGTATGAAAAAGGAATGATAGAGGTAAGTCCGGTAAAGCCCAAGCTTGGGCTATTGGGCGCGACTATGAATGCTATGGCGCTGATCGCGCCCGGCGCTTTTTTGTGGATCAGCTACCAGCTGCAAGCCGCTGCTACCGCTCCGAACGGAACATCCGTGGCAAATGATACGTGGGCGGGTATAGTCGTAGCGCTGATCGTAGCGTTTCTTACAGCTCTTTCATATGCCCAGCTCGCAAAGATATATCCTGAAGCCGGATTCGCTAGCTGTTGTTATTTCGCTGAAAGAGCTTTCCTGGATGGAGAAGGCGAAAATAAGAGATTTACTACACCACATTCATTAGCCCGCATCGCGAAGCTTGTTACAGGATGGGCAGCCCACCTCTTCTACTGGGTATATCCCGGGATCATGGTCGCTATGATGGCCACTATGATAGGGTACATCTATACACAGTTTACAGGACACACGTTATCAAGCGTAAACCTGGTTATCATAGGAACCGTCTTTGCGGCTGTAATAGGCTACATTGCTTTCCGTGGAATAACGGGGTCAACCGTTACCTCTATCTGGATAAATATAATTCAGCTTGTGACATTAGTTATATTCAGCGGCCTGGCTATCGGCTATCGTATCTTGAATCCACAGCATGCCTCTCAATGGTCTTTCGGCGGAACCTGGGATGTGGTGCGTCCGCATACTTTTGAAGGGGTCCTGATCCAGTCTACTCTGGCTATCCTTATATTGGTCGGATTTGAAAGTTGCACTTCTCTGGCCGCTGAGACCAAGGAGCCCGAGACCACAATTCCTAAAGCGATCATACTCTCTTTGATCATTCAGGGGCTCTTCGCGTATCTGTTAGAGTATTTCGCGGCGGGTTTTATGATCAGTGACAAATTGGCGGGCACAGCTTCCGGGACGGCGGTTAACGGAATAGCTGCCGCGGCGGCATCAGGTGCGCCAATCGGCGACCTTACGAAGCTTATAGGCGATAGCATGCTCGGAGGTATAGGATTTGGCCTGATGATCACTATGGCAGTCACCGTAGCCATCGCTATAATAGGTACTACGTTGAGCTGCATGAATACGGCCGTTCGCGTGACCTGCGGCATGGCGGAGCACAGAGAGCTGCCTAACTTCTTAAGTTTTATACACGGCGAATTTATTACACCGCACATGGCGATCGTAGTGCTGGTTATAGTCTCCTCTATAATAGCGGCTGTCGGGGTGCAATCGGTTGTAGGGCTGATAGGCATAACGCTTGCCTCGAACCTGGGCACATTCGTGCTTTATGGGCTCACTTGTTTTTGGACAATAGTCGCCTTTAAGAGAAGGGCGGACTTTAACATTTTGAAGCACGGGATCATCCCGGTTTTAGGCATCATAACCAACGTGATCATGACCGTAGCGATAATTTATCTGTATATAATAGGTAATGCCGACGCGAAGGCAGAAGCGAAGATATGTTTTATCATAGCAGGCGCATGGGCCGTCATAAGTCTTGCATATATCGGTATAACCACGTTCAGGAAGACTAATACTTTAAAGATGGTCTCGGCTATGATACGCCCTGAATCGCTCGGCATATTAGTTGAAATCTTAAAGGAAGAAGAGATGGTAGAGGGTATGACGGTAACAAAGGTAAAGGGGTTCGGCAAGCAAAAAGGCCAGACAGGTAACGGCCCTCAAACCGACAGGATCTCTTTCATACCAAAGGTAAGAGTCGATGTAGTTGTCAGGGAATGGGACGTCCCTCATATTATGGCCGTTATACGGGACGCTACGAATACCGGTCAGGCAGGGGACGGAAAGATATTTGTTCTTGACGCGACAGAGGCTATGCGTGTCCGAACAGGAGAGAAAGGCATCTGCGCCGTATAG
- a CDS encoding P-II family nitrogen regulator, translated as MKKIEVIIRPTKVGDVCTALDRAGHPGIMITEIEGHGKQKGIEQKVRGKTYKVDLITKARIEIVVKDGDVDNIVKAVREAAFTGEVGDGKIFIYPVADAVRIRTAERGDIAV; from the coding sequence ATGAAAAAAATAGAAGTGATTATTCGCCCGACTAAAGTCGGCGATGTGTGCACTGCTCTGGATCGGGCGGGCCATCCCGGTATCATGATTACCGAGATCGAAGGCCATGGAAAACAGAAGGGTATAGAGCAAAAGGTGCGGGGCAAAACATACAAAGTGGATTTAATCACCAAGGCGCGGATAGAGATTGTGGTTAAGGATGGAGATGTCGATAATATAGTTAAAGCTGTCCGTGAAGCCGCTTTTACGGGTGAAGTTGGAGATGGGAAGATATTTATCTATCCGGTAGCAGATGCCGTGAGAATACGCACCGCTGAAAGAGGAGATATTGCGGTATAG
- a CDS encoding outer membrane beta-barrel protein: MNLLTRGPLKNFKFIVAVACCALAVIFTNTLLYADENAPAVTSTPADGPSLAPLMSALDKIGLAEPLNKAGINIYGYAEGGWFYDATSPRKGVGPTFIGYNNFKSDITLDKVSLNVERTVDPTKKQFDLGGRIEGIFGADAAFIHSNGMWDTQTGHNQWDLLQAYVDAALPYIPVKLRVGKWIELAGFEQFSANIYGAFGDPMRALYSYSYQFLYAEPGTQTGAFATYVLNPQWTFDAGFTLGWNQSIRDSNQAIDFLGRATWTPSDKTSVIFVMTEGPEFPIAVGHNIPPGDHKDYWTALDLVVTQKIDDKLSLGLGTDYVETPKIPGLQDKAKQWGGVAGYASYAIDPHFTLNTRLEWYKDAAQGFSTGAPVGANYYEVTGGVAIKPFPNDKNLSHLLFRPEIRYDHSDRSVFSTGERDQLTFSTDALITF; encoded by the coding sequence ATGAACCTGTTAACAAGGGGACCGTTGAAAAATTTTAAATTCATTGTTGCCGTAGCTTGCTGCGCGCTCGCGGTAATATTTACAAACACATTACTGTATGCTGATGAAAATGCACCGGCAGTTACATCCACACCGGCGGATGGACCGTCACTTGCGCCGTTGATGAGCGCTTTGGACAAGATAGGATTGGCCGAGCCCTTGAACAAGGCGGGGATCAATATCTACGGCTATGCTGAAGGCGGTTGGTTTTATGATGCCACATCACCCCGTAAAGGAGTCGGTCCGACTTTCATCGGATATAACAACTTCAAAAGCGATATCACTCTTGACAAGGTAAGTTTAAATGTCGAACGCACGGTCGATCCGACAAAAAAACAGTTTGATCTGGGCGGCCGCATAGAGGGTATATTTGGTGCGGATGCCGCTTTCATCCACTCGAATGGTATGTGGGACACCCAAACGGGTCACAACCAATGGGACCTTCTCCAGGCCTATGTGGATGCGGCACTTCCTTATATACCTGTGAAACTGCGTGTCGGTAAATGGATTGAGCTAGCCGGTTTCGAGCAATTCAGTGCTAATATCTACGGGGCTTTCGGTGATCCTATGAGGGCGCTCTATTCCTATAGTTACCAGTTCTTATACGCCGAGCCCGGAACGCAGACGGGCGCTTTTGCTACCTATGTGCTGAACCCTCAATGGACATTTGATGCCGGCTTCACGCTTGGATGGAACCAGTCTATTCGTGATTCTAACCAGGCTATTGACTTTCTAGGCCGTGCGACATGGACACCCAGCGATAAGACTTCCGTTATTTTCGTGATGACAGAAGGCCCGGAATTCCCGATCGCTGTTGGGCACAATATACCTCCAGGTGACCACAAAGACTATTGGACCGCCTTGGACTTGGTTGTCACTCAGAAGATCGATGACAAATTGAGCCTTGGCTTGGGCACTGACTATGTTGAGACTCCGAAAATCCCAGGCTTACAAGATAAGGCCAAGCAGTGGGGCGGTGTAGCTGGTTATGCTAGCTATGCGATCGATCCCCATTTTACGCTGAACACCCGGCTTGAGTGGTATAAAGACGCCGCTCAGGGTTTTTCCACCGGTGCGCCTGTTGGCGCCAATTACTATGAGGTTACAGGCGGTGTGGCCATAAAACCGTTCCCGAATGACAAGAATCTATCCCACTTGCTCTTCCGTCCGGAAATTCGCTACGACCACTCTGACCGGTCGGTCTTTAGTACCGGCGAACGCGATCAGTTGACATTCAGCACGGACGCTCTCATCACTTTCTAG